One window of the Actinomyces procaprae genome contains the following:
- a CDS encoding peptidoglycan-binding domain-containing protein, with protein sequence MGARGDDVRMIQQALADLGYAVGADGELGRATAAAIRELYRSAGAQAPQGSEGSSAGAVAAEPTPSAEPTAVASQGQPVLVLPASEVIIVPTLPAVLTSVPATGTAVDGEATATFSTQEITLTATVPPAIQARLTSGLAGTATLQGQDMSMDVAVAQVNSPQQDALSPTQQEQEDAADSAEASVILRASSGQIPDEWVGHSDVLVTLNLSEPVLDALLVPQRAVSADVNGVTTVLVEQKDGSFTQVVVTELGCVAGTCAVDAEDGTLTEDMSVRVDG encoded by the coding sequence CTGGGCGCCCGGGGCGACGACGTCCGCATGATCCAACAGGCCCTGGCCGATCTCGGCTACGCGGTCGGCGCGGACGGGGAGCTCGGGAGAGCAACTGCAGCCGCCATCCGCGAGCTGTACCGGAGTGCCGGGGCCCAGGCGCCGCAGGGCTCCGAAGGCTCGTCCGCTGGCGCCGTCGCTGCAGAGCCCACCCCCTCCGCGGAGCCGACTGCGGTCGCGTCCCAAGGCCAGCCGGTCCTGGTGCTGCCCGCCTCGGAGGTCATAATCGTACCGACGCTCCCCGCAGTTCTGACTTCGGTCCCCGCGACCGGTACCGCAGTGGACGGCGAGGCCACGGCAACGTTCAGCACCCAGGAGATCACGCTCACGGCCACGGTGCCGCCGGCCATACAGGCGCGGTTGACATCGGGCCTGGCCGGCACCGCCACCCTTCAGGGGCAGGATATGTCAATGGACGTTGCGGTGGCGCAGGTGAATTCCCCACAGCAGGACGCTTTGTCACCTACCCAGCAGGAGCAGGAAGATGCTGCTGACTCCGCAGAGGCGTCCGTGATCCTGCGGGCGAGCAGCGGCCAGATCCCCGACGAGTGGGTGGGGCACAGCGACGTGTTGGTCACCCTCAACCTCTCCGAGCCGGTGCTCGATGCGCTACTGGTCCCGCAACGAGCCGTCTCGGCCGACGTCAACGGGGTGACCACCGTCCTGGTTGAGCAGAAGGACGGCTCCTTCACGCAGGTGGTGGTGACCGAGCTCGGATGCGTTGCGGGCACCTGCGCCGTCGATGCCGAGGACGGTACCCTCACCGAGGACATGAGCGTGCGGGTCGATGGCTGA
- a CDS encoding ATP-binding cassette domain-containing protein yields the protein MAELQLRGVGKIYGGEVPLEALRDVTLTIRQGEFISIQGPSGAGKSTLLNQLALLDTPTSGDYRIDDVDVGTLNERRRATVRSENFAFVFQSFHLLKGRSLVENVALGLLYRGLDRRRRVEAAREALAFVGLQHKRSQKVEKLSGGERQRAAIARAVASGAPVIVADEPTGNLDSRSSEQIMELLAQLNRRGTTVIVVTHDDNVASYASRHLRVVDGRVEELNRTRLHAPETEPSAMRGRASRLRLPDALGDVWRGLHSRLARSAALVACIALAVALATTTTGLSTTARFQVSDVFDSRRNQLVGLAAATTDVSAAEQALSADSAARIRDLAGVRDFAILATHSSVEVASRPSATTTPLQLVGNVSAALPQSLFTVTGPQPLAVLGEDEVILGSHAAQSLQIGPLLASPVIWLDGRPRVVVGILTDAGLDVGLLDSVIVPESEAVSYSQPQYASVKLRVNPGAAQQVAEQAPVAWIPSAPQSVTVDAPPDPTTLRAEVEDSIRTVLYTLTAVAAIAALTLVAALMISTVMERTGEIGLRRAMGARRIHIRFLIAAEATVTGLLGGVLGVYLGMMSILAITIGRGWQPVMDWGSVPLGIAGGLGVSLLGAVFATHRASRIEPAEALHH from the coding sequence ATGGCTGAGCTCCAGCTGCGCGGCGTCGGGAAGATCTACGGAGGTGAAGTGCCCCTTGAAGCCCTCCGCGATGTCACGCTGACCATCCGTCAGGGCGAGTTCATCTCCATCCAGGGTCCGTCGGGGGCCGGCAAGTCCACTCTGCTCAACCAGCTGGCACTGCTGGACACCCCGACCAGCGGCGATTACCGAATTGACGACGTCGACGTGGGCACGCTGAACGAGCGCAGGCGCGCCACGGTGCGCTCGGAGAACTTCGCCTTCGTCTTCCAGTCCTTCCACCTGCTCAAGGGACGCAGCCTGGTGGAGAACGTCGCCCTCGGCCTGCTGTATCGGGGCCTGGACCGGCGGCGGAGAGTTGAGGCCGCTCGGGAGGCGCTCGCATTCGTCGGCTTGCAGCACAAGCGCTCGCAGAAGGTGGAGAAGCTCTCGGGGGGAGAGCGTCAGCGCGCCGCCATCGCCAGAGCCGTCGCCTCGGGCGCGCCGGTTATCGTTGCCGATGAGCCCACCGGCAACCTGGATTCGCGCAGCAGCGAGCAGATCATGGAATTGCTCGCGCAGCTGAACCGACGTGGCACCACGGTCATAGTGGTCACTCACGACGACAACGTCGCCTCCTATGCCTCCCGGCATCTGCGGGTTGTGGACGGCCGGGTGGAGGAGCTCAACCGAACGAGGCTACATGCCCCCGAGACGGAACCTTCCGCGATGCGCGGGCGCGCTTCCCGCCTGCGGCTGCCCGACGCCTTGGGTGACGTATGGCGCGGCCTGCACTCCCGCCTAGCGCGCTCGGCGGCCCTGGTCGCCTGCATCGCCCTGGCGGTGGCGCTGGCGACGACGACTACCGGGTTGTCCACCACCGCGCGATTCCAGGTGTCCGACGTGTTCGACTCCAGACGCAACCAACTCGTCGGGTTGGCAGCCGCCACCACCGACGTCTCGGCTGCCGAGCAGGCCCTGTCCGCAGACTCCGCTGCGCGTATCCGAGACCTCGCCGGCGTGCGCGACTTCGCCATACTCGCTACCCACTCGTCGGTCGAGGTAGCGTCACGACCCTCCGCGACCACTACACCGCTTCAACTCGTCGGTAACGTATCTGCTGCACTTCCGCAGTCATTGTTTACGGTCACTGGCCCGCAGCCCTTGGCCGTGCTGGGCGAGGATGAGGTTATCCTCGGTTCACACGCAGCCCAGAGCCTGCAGATCGGCCCCCTACTCGCTTCGCCGGTGATCTGGCTGGACGGACGGCCCCGGGTTGTTGTCGGAATCCTCACTGACGCGGGCCTGGACGTCGGCCTGCTCGACTCGGTCATCGTGCCCGAATCCGAGGCCGTCTCGTATTCGCAGCCCCAGTACGCCTCGGTCAAGCTGCGGGTGAACCCCGGAGCCGCCCAACAGGTTGCCGAGCAGGCGCCCGTTGCCTGGATCCCCAGCGCGCCGCAGTCCGTGACCGTCGATGCCCCGCCGGATCCCACGACGCTCCGGGCGGAGGTGGAGGACTCCATTCGAACCGTCCTTTACACCCTCACCGCCGTCGCCGCGATCGCCGCCCTCACACTGGTCGCCGCCCTCATGATCTCCACGGTCATGGAGCGCACCGGAGAGATCGGGCTGCGTCGCGCCATGGGGGCCAGGCGCATCCACATCCGCTTCCTCATCGCCGCCGAGGCGACTGTGACCGGGCTGCTCGGGGGAGTGCTGGGTGTCTACCTCGGCATGATGTCGATCCTCGCCATCACCATAGGTAGGGGCTGGCAGCCCGTCATGGACTGGGGCAGCGTGCCACTTGGTATTGCGGGAGGCCTCGGCGTCAGCCTCCTTGGAGCCGTGTTCGCCACCCACCGGGCCTCGCGCATCGAACCCGCCGAGGCGCTGCACCACTGA
- a CDS encoding glycoside hydrolase domain-containing protein has protein sequence MADPQVRKTQQWLNTTYGSKAGWVRLEEDGLTGWSTIYGLRRALQAELGISQLASGFGPATTSAFRTKIGKIDASFTGSQNILCILSGALWCKGYTAITLNPGAVFGFEGLSGSVASVRADLGLSTGASPAVDVKIMASLLSMDAYTILSGYGGTAEIQAVQRRLNGIYHARQDFALVPCDGVHSRAVQTALLLALQYELGMADGVANGNFGNGTKNGLKSQAMLSTGSVDGAKRFVMLFHAAMILNGLGISLNSSFTSTTSSVISSFQSFMEIPQTGKGDYTTWCSLLVSCGDTSIATKGFDTSEKLTGGKAAAAVRRGYTHVGRYLVTGNYISAPELDDLRAAGLRLIPLFQRFNNEVSYMTYDNGTSQAFEALTRARVLGLPAGSVIYFAVDFDATGDVVNGPVANYFQGVNDVMGSVPNSYQVGIYAPRNACQTMIDRGLAVGAYVSGMSTGYSGNMGYAMPQEWHYNQILETSADLGSGSSTPIDKVVVSRKGPSVDLAAVPGPPIEKEGANSATGFDLLFMWYVNAEARCSMAINDLPDGAAKAYAADPSAFILGWLRKPTYWGNANRGMWLVYTPEVDNQGATSARVVCENALSRGAVPPDTVLDLPHWAVSTLAYISWGANISPAQYGYGDLGGWALDLYSVYGKWESSGGGADLYSWALEEIGAEGDSVFGRADLLADVDAWLVANPGSTTLFRERFRRVRSMAPNDRIREFYRTRFASSASNVDAAFAGIAYGLDLGLFKDIGPTLPILRDAGNFEAPPTEEQRRALTSAFADRLARGVEDEF, from the coding sequence ATGGCAGACCCTCAAGTCAGAAAAACACAACAGTGGCTCAACACCACCTACGGCTCGAAGGCGGGCTGGGTGCGGCTGGAGGAGGACGGGCTCACCGGCTGGTCTACCATCTACGGCCTGCGCCGCGCGCTGCAGGCCGAACTGGGAATCAGCCAACTCGCCTCCGGCTTCGGGCCGGCCACCACCAGTGCCTTCCGCACGAAGATTGGAAAGATCGACGCCTCTTTCACCGGTTCCCAGAACATATTGTGCATTCTCAGCGGGGCGCTGTGGTGCAAGGGATACACGGCCATCACCCTCAACCCGGGCGCCGTCTTCGGCTTCGAGGGCCTGAGCGGTTCGGTGGCCTCGGTGCGCGCTGACCTCGGACTGAGCACAGGCGCATCCCCGGCGGTCGACGTCAAGATCATGGCCTCGCTGCTGTCAATGGACGCCTACACGATCCTCAGCGGCTACGGCGGAACCGCTGAGATCCAAGCCGTGCAGCGCCGACTGAACGGTATCTACCACGCACGGCAGGACTTCGCCCTGGTGCCCTGCGACGGCGTGCACTCCAGAGCGGTGCAGACCGCTCTCCTGCTCGCCCTCCAGTACGAGCTCGGCATGGCCGACGGCGTGGCCAACGGCAACTTCGGCAACGGTACTAAGAACGGCCTGAAATCGCAGGCGATGCTGAGCACTGGCAGCGTCGACGGCGCCAAGCGTTTCGTCATGCTCTTCCACGCAGCCATGATCCTCAATGGACTCGGCATCTCTCTGAATAGCAGCTTCACCAGCACCACCAGCAGTGTCATCAGCAGTTTCCAGTCCTTCATGGAGATCCCCCAGACCGGGAAGGGCGACTATACAACCTGGTGCAGTCTTCTTGTCTCCTGTGGTGATACGAGCATCGCAACCAAGGGATTCGACACTTCCGAGAAGCTGACCGGCGGAAAGGCCGCGGCTGCGGTGCGGCGGGGCTACACCCATGTGGGCAGGTACCTTGTTACCGGTAACTACATCAGTGCCCCCGAGCTCGATGACCTGAGAGCTGCGGGACTGCGCCTGATTCCGCTCTTTCAGCGCTTCAACAACGAGGTCTCCTACATGACCTATGATAACGGTACTTCGCAGGCCTTCGAGGCCCTGACGCGTGCACGGGTGCTCGGACTGCCCGCCGGATCAGTCATTTACTTCGCCGTTGACTTCGATGCCACGGGCGACGTGGTGAACGGACCCGTGGCCAACTACTTCCAGGGCGTCAACGACGTCATGGGATCGGTTCCGAACAGTTATCAGGTGGGCATCTATGCCCCCAGAAACGCCTGTCAGACGATGATCGATCGCGGTCTTGCGGTAGGCGCCTACGTCTCCGGCATGTCCACCGGTTATTCCGGCAACATGGGCTATGCCATGCCCCAGGAGTGGCACTACAACCAGATCCTTGAGACCAGTGCGGACCTCGGAAGTGGATCAAGCACCCCCATCGACAAGGTCGTTGTGTCGCGTAAGGGCCCGTCGGTGGATTTGGCGGCCGTGCCGGGACCTCCGATCGAGAAGGAAGGAGCCAATTCGGCAACGGGATTCGACCTTCTTTTCATGTGGTACGTGAATGCTGAAGCGAGATGCTCGATGGCGATCAATGATCTTCCTGATGGGGCGGCAAAGGCGTACGCCGCTGATCCGTCTGCCTTTATTCTGGGTTGGCTCCGTAAGCCAACCTATTGGGGCAATGCGAATAGAGGCATGTGGCTCGTCTACACCCCTGAGGTCGATAATCAGGGTGCTACCTCGGCGCGCGTAGTATGTGAGAATGCACTGAGCCGGGGTGCAGTGCCCCCCGATACTGTGTTGGACTTGCCTCACTGGGCTGTATCCACGCTGGCGTACATAAGCTGGGGCGCAAACATCAGTCCGGCGCAGTATGGGTATGGTGACTTAGGCGGGTGGGCTCTCGATCTGTATTCGGTGTACGGGAAGTGGGAATCGAGTGGCGGTGGCGCCGATCTTTATTCCTGGGCGCTGGAGGAAATCGGTGCCGAAGGTGATTCGGTGTTCGGGCGGGCGGACTTGCTTGCGGATGTTGATGCCTGGTTGGTGGCGAACCCTGGATCGACCACCCTGTTTAGGGAGAGGTTCCGGCGTGTTCGGTCTATGGCGCCGAACGATAGGATACGGGAATTCTACAGGACTCGATTCGCGTCTAGTGCTTCCAATGTCGATGCCGCGTTTGCGGGAATTGCCTATGGGTTAGATCTGGGTCTATTCAAAGATATCGGGCCAACGTTGCCGATATTGAGGGATGCTGGGAACTTTGAGGCCCCGCCGACTGAGGAGCAGCGTCGCGCCTTGACGTCGGCGTTCGCTGACCGATTGGCTCGAGGGGTGGAAGATGAATTCTGA